The DNA sequence GTTTTTTAAGAGGTATATTATTAATTTTTTTAATTATGTATATATTTAAAAATTTTTTTCATATAAATAATTATTTTTATTTAAAAAATTCAATTTTTTCTCCATTTTGTTTAAAATGTATATATTTTTTTTCTATTTTTAATAAAAATAAAATTTTATAATAAAATTTATTATTTATGTTATATGTTATTATAAATAATTTTATTTTAAAAAAAATACTTATAGGAGAAAAAAATAAATGATAGAAAAAATTATATATGCATCTCGATGGTTTATGTTTCCAGTATATTTTGGTTTATCTTTTGGATTTATTTTATTAACTTTAAAATTTTTTCAAGAAGTATTATATATTCTTCCAGAAATATTAATTATTTCAGAATCTGGTTTAGTTTTAGTTGTATTATCTTTAATAGATATTGCTTTAGTTGGTGGTTTATTAGTAATGGTAATGTTTTCTGGATATGAAAATTTTATATCTAAAATGGATATTAAAGATAATAAAAAAAGATTAGGTTGGATGGGAACTATGGATGTAAATTCAATTAAAAATAAAGTAGCTTCGTCTATTGTTGCAATTTCTTCTGTTCATTTATTAAGATTATTTATGGAAGCAGAAAAAGTTTTAGATAATAAAATAATTTTATGTGTGATTATTCATTTAACTTTTGTTCTTTCCGCTTTTGGAATGGCATATATTGATAAAATGAGTAAAAAAAAAAAATAAAATTTATATTTATATTTAATTATATTTAAACATTTTTGAAATAGATTTTTTATTTATAATTCTATTAATGGCTTCTGCAAGCATTTTAGATAAAGTTAATATTCGAATGTTATTTAATTTTTTTATTTTTTTAGATAATGGAATAGTATCACATACGATAATTTCGTTTAAACAAGAATTTTTAATATTTTTTAAAATATTTCCAGAAAAAACTGGATGTGTAGCGTAAGCAAATATTTTATTTGCTCCGTTTTTTTTAAGAGAATTAGATGCGTTACATATAGTTCCTCCAGTGTCTATTATATCATCTATTAAGATACAATCTCTATTTTTTACATCCCCAATAATATTCATGACTTTTGAAATATTTTTGCATGGTCTTTTTTTATCTATAATAGCTATATCTGAATTATTAAAAAATTTTGCAAATTCTCTTGCTCTAATAACTCCACCAATATCTGGAGATACAATTATTGGTTTATTTAACTTTTTTTTTAACATATCTTTTAATAAAACAAAACTTCCATATAAATTATCTATAGGTATATTAAAAAAACCTTGAATTTGTTCTGAATGGAGATCAATAGTTAATATTCTATCGATTCCTGAATTTGATAAAAAATCTGCAACAATTTTTGCTGTTATTGGAACTCTAGCTGATTTTATTTTTTTATCTTGTCTAGAATATCCAAAATATGGAATTACAGCTGTTATTTTTTTAGCTGATGCTCTTTTTAATGCATCAATAATAATAATTAATTCCATTAAATTATCATTTGATGGTGAACAAATTGATTGTATTATAAAAATGTTTTTTCCTCTAACATTTTCATCAATTTTAACACTAATTTCTCCATCACTAAATTTATTTACTGTTAATTTTCCTAAATTAGAATCTAGAATTTGTACAATAAAATTAGCTAATTGAGGTACAGAATTTCCAGAAAATAATTTGAAATGAGACATATAAATCCTATAATTTTTATAAATTATTTTGTTAACAAATAAAAAAATTTATTTTAAATAAAATAATATAAATTTTAAAATATTTTGTTTTATTATAATTAAAATAAAATAAATATATATTTATATTAAAATATAATTTTTTAAAATTATAAAAATTTTTTTATAAAAAATATTATTTTTTAAAAATATATTTTATTATAATTTTTTAAATTATATATTTTTAATAATTATTATTTTTTAATAAATAATGATTATATCATTAATGTTTTATTTATATTAACATATATATTTATATTTTTAAAAAATAAATTTTTTAAAAAAAAATTATAAATTTTATAAAAAATAAGGATTAATTTAAAAAAATATGAAAGTTTCTCTATTAAGAAAGTTAAAATTTTTAGAAAATAGATTTCATGAAATTGAAATAATTTTGTCAGATAAAAAAATAATTAATAAAAAAAAACTTTTTTTAAATTTATCTAGAGAATATTTAAAAATATCTAATACTGTTTTATATTTTAAAAAATGGAAACAAAATAAAATTAATATAAAAAACACAAAAAATTTATTAAAAGATAAAGAAATGTATTGTTTAGCTCTAGAAGATATGAAAATTTTAAAAATTAAAAAGAAAAATATAGAAAAAAAAATTTATTTTTCTTTAATTTCATCTGAACCGAAAGATTTATTAAATTGTTATATAGAAATTAGATCTGCATCTGGAGGAGACGAATCTTCAATTTTTTGTGGTGATTTATATAGAATGTATGCCCGTTATTCAGAATTAAAAAATTGGAAAATAAAATTAATTCATAGTCATTATGGAGAACATGGAGGATTTAAAGAAATTATTTTTAAAATTATTGGAAAAGGTTCTTTTGGTCGTTTAAAATTTGAATCTGGTGGTCATAGAGTACAAAGAGTTCCAAAAACTGAAACTCAAGGGAGAGTTCATACTTCTACTTGTATTATTGCTGTTATTCCTGAATTACCAAAAGAAGATAAAATTAAAATTCAAAATAAAGATTTAAAAATTGATACATTTAGATCATCTGGTGCTGGTGGACAACATGTAAATACTACTGATTCTGCAATTAGAATTACTCATATTCCAACTGGAGTTTCTGTTGAATGTCAAGATGAAAGATCTCAACATAAAAATAAAGCAAAAGCTTTAAATATTTTACAAACAAGGATTCAAAATCAAATAAGTATAAAAAAAAAGAGAGAATCTTCTATAAAAAAAAAAAATCTTTTAGGAAGCGGATCTCGTTCTGATCGTAATCGAACATATAATTTTTCACAAAATAGAGTAACAGATCATAGAATTAATATAACTATATATAAATTAGATAAAATTTTAGAAGGTAATTTAGATATTTTAATAGATCCAATTATACAAGATAATCAAGCTAAAATTTTTTCTAAATTATCAGAGATTAATGAATGAAAATTAAAGAATGGATAAAATATTCTTCAAAATTATTAAAAAATATTAATAATTTTCAATTAGATATTAACATTATTTTGAGTACTGTTTTAAAAAAATCTAGAAGTTGGATAATTTGTTTTCCTGATTATATTTTAAATAAAAATGATTTAATAATATTAAATAAATTTGTAAAAAGAAGATTTTATAGGGAACCATTATCATATTTAATAAAAAAAAAAGAATTTTGGTCTTTAGATTTTTATGTTTCTAATAAAACAATTATTCCAAGACCAGATAGTGAAGTATTAGTAGATCAAGCTTTAAAAATAATAAAAAATTCTTATTTAAAAATTTTAGATCTTGGAACTGGTTGTGGAAATATTGCTATTTCTATTGCATCTTCAAAACCAAATTGTTTTGTTACAGGTATAGATTGTTGTAATGAAATTATTAAAATAGCTAAATATAATTCAAAAAATTTAAATATTAAAAATATTAATTTTTTTTTGAGTGACTGGTTTAGTTTAATTAATTATAATAAATATAATTTAATTGTAAGCAATCCTCCATATATTGATTTTAAAGAATATTTTAATTTAAAAAATGAAATTTTTTTTGAACCTCTTAGTGCGTTAGTTTCTAAAAATA is a window from the Buchnera aphidicola (Periphyllus koelreuteriae) genome containing:
- a CDS encoding TIGR00645 family protein, translated to MIEKIIYASRWFMFPVYFGLSFGFILLTLKFFQEVLYILPEILIISESGLVLVVLSLIDIALVGGLLVMVMFSGYENFISKMDIKDNKKRLGWMGTMDVNSIKNKVASSIVAISSVHLLRLFMEAEKVLDNKIILCVIIHLTFVLSAFGMAYIDKMSKKKK
- a CDS encoding ribose-phosphate pyrophosphokinase, whose amino-acid sequence is MSHFKLFSGNSVPQLANFIVQILDSNLGKLTVNKFSDGEISVKIDENVRGKNIFIIQSICSPSNDNLMELIIIIDALKRASAKKITAVIPYFGYSRQDKKIKSARVPITAKIVADFLSNSGIDRILTIDLHSEQIQGFFNIPIDNLYGSFVLLKDMLKKKLNKPIIVSPDIGGVIRAREFAKFFNNSDIAIIDKKRPCKNISKVMNIIGDVKNRDCILIDDIIDTGGTICNASNSLKKNGANKIFAYATHPVFSGNILKNIKNSCLNEIIVCDTIPLSKKIKKLNNIRILTLSKMLAEAINRIINKKSISKMFKYN
- the prfA gene encoding peptide chain release factor 1, which codes for MKVSLLRKLKFLENRFHEIEIILSDKKIINKKKLFLNLSREYLKISNTVLYFKKWKQNKINIKNTKNLLKDKEMYCLALEDMKILKIKKKNIEKKIYFSLISSEPKDLLNCYIEIRSASGGDESSIFCGDLYRMYARYSELKNWKIKLIHSHYGEHGGFKEIIFKIIGKGSFGRLKFESGGHRVQRVPKTETQGRVHTSTCIIAVIPELPKEDKIKIQNKDLKIDTFRSSGAGGQHVNTTDSAIRITHIPTGVSVECQDERSQHKNKAKALNILQTRIQNQISIKKKRESSIKKKNLLGSGSRSDRNRTYNFSQNRVTDHRINITIYKLDKILEGNLDILIDPIIQDNQAKIFSKLSEINE
- the prmC gene encoding peptide chain release factor N(5)-glutamine methyltransferase, translated to MKIKEWIKYSSKLLKNINNFQLDINIILSTVLKKSRSWIICFPDYILNKNDLIILNKFVKRRFYREPLSYLIKKKEFWSLDFYVSNKTIIPRPDSEVLVDQALKIIKNSYLKILDLGTGCGNIAISIASSKPNCFVTGIDCCNEIIKIAKYNSKNLNIKNINFFLSDWFSLINYNKYNLIVSNPPYIDFKEYFNLKNEIFFEPLSALVSKNNGIFDINFIIKYAKKYLYHEGWLLLEHSWNQKKKIHALFKKYNYINITTYKDYNSFDRVTIGQFIKFK